The Candidatus Latescibacterota bacterium genome includes a region encoding these proteins:
- a CDS encoding FAD-dependent oxidoreductase → MVKKLEFKSYKDMPIRPMTLSTMMWNLTGSWRNVRPYYDFKTSPCIAGCPTSENIQRYIYLVTEKRYEEAWSTIIESNPMPAITGRVCFHPCMSKCTRMDYDEPVNINAIERSLGDMGLDNPGWMTRVKGTEAQKVAVVGSGPAGLSCAFYLARAGFPVTLFEMEKALGGVLRWGIPEYRLTNEVLDRVISSILEAGPIEVKTGIEVGKEINLEELEKDFNAVFLGTGLTKSRSMGMEGEEGNGVEAGLSFLKKVNGGEKVDPGKRVVVIGGGNTAMDVARCAIRSGSEVTVVYRRTINEMPAIQEEIEEAEREGVNFHFLAAPLEIKRNGDSLTSVVFQKMKLGKPDESGRRRPVAVEGETFEMEVDRMFSAIGEQADLEGIDGMLDCEWNLIKADQKMGQCSRDKFYAGGDVVTGAASVVEAIAAGRKAAEKMIRVFRGESEPEEIEERIVGIDDMNTDYFTRVKQNRVPRIPSEEIRGTFREIKTGYTDELLEKEAERCFSCGVCNYCDNCWVFCPDVAIHRRENEYEIDLDYCKGCLVCVEECPRSALSTREEGK, encoded by the coding sequence ATGGTCAAGAAGCTTGAATTCAAAAGTTACAAGGATATGCCGATCCGGCCGATGACACTGAGTACAATGATGTGGAATCTCACCGGATCATGGCGAAACGTAAGGCCATATTACGATTTCAAGACATCGCCCTGTATCGCCGGCTGTCCTACCTCGGAGAATATCCAGAGGTACATCTATCTGGTTACCGAGAAACGGTACGAAGAAGCGTGGAGTACTATCATAGAGTCAAATCCGATGCCCGCGATCACCGGAAGAGTCTGTTTCCATCCCTGCATGAGCAAATGCACCAGGATGGATTATGATGAACCGGTCAATATCAACGCGATCGAACGGTCGCTTGGTGATATGGGGCTGGATAATCCCGGATGGATGACCAGGGTGAAAGGGACCGAAGCTCAGAAGGTGGCGGTCGTGGGTAGTGGCCCCGCAGGACTCTCCTGTGCCTTTTATCTTGCCCGCGCCGGTTTCCCCGTCACTCTTTTCGAGATGGAAAAGGCCCTTGGTGGCGTTCTCAGATGGGGGATTCCCGAGTATCGCCTGACTAACGAAGTCCTGGACAGGGTGATAAGTTCGATCCTGGAAGCAGGCCCTATCGAGGTCAAGACCGGTATCGAGGTTGGAAAGGAAATCAACCTCGAAGAACTGGAAAAGGATTTCAACGCTGTCTTCCTCGGAACAGGATTGACGAAAAGCCGTTCGATGGGAATGGAAGGGGAAGAAGGCAACGGTGTAGAAGCGGGACTTTCATTTCTGAAAAAAGTCAATGGTGGCGAGAAGGTCGATCCCGGGAAACGGGTAGTCGTAATAGGTGGCGGTAATACGGCGATGGATGTCGCGAGATGTGCCATTCGTTCCGGCAGCGAGGTCACGGTCGTATACAGAAGGACGATCAACGAGATGCCGGCCATCCAGGAAGAGATCGAAGAGGCCGAGAGGGAGGGAGTGAATTTCCACTTCCTTGCCGCGCCCCTCGAAATCAAGAGAAACGGCGACAGTCTGACGAGCGTTGTATTTCAGAAAATGAAACTTGGAAAACCTGATGAGTCCGGGAGGCGACGCCCCGTAGCAGTAGAGGGTGAGACTTTCGAGATGGAAGTCGATCGCATGTTCTCCGCGATAGGCGAGCAGGCCGACCTCGAAGGTATAGATGGGATGCTCGACTGTGAATGGAACCTGATCAAGGCCGATCAGAAGATGGGCCAGTGCAGCAGAGACAAATTCTACGCGGGCGGAGACGTCGTGACAGGCGCAGCGAGCGTAGTGGAGGCGATAGCTGCAGGGCGCAAGGCCGCCGAGAAGATGATCAGGGTATTCCGTGGGGAGTCGGAGCCTGAGGAGATCGAAGAGAGGATCGTCGGTATCGACGATATGAATACGGATTATTTCACCAGGGTGAAGCAGAACAGGGTGCCGAGGATCCCATCGGAGGAGATCAGGGGCACTTTCCGTGAGATCAAGACCGGATATACGGACGAGCTTCTGGAAAAGGAAGCGGAAAGATGTTTCTCCTGCGGTGTGTGTAATTATTGTGATAATTGCTGGGTATTCTGCCCCGATGTGGCTATACATCGCAGGGAGAACGAATACGAGATCGATCTGGATTACTGTAAGGGCTGCCTGGTCTGCGTTGAGGAATGTCCGCGCAGTGCCCTGTCAACGCGGGAGGAGGGAAAATGA
- a CDS encoding 2-oxoacid:acceptor oxidoreductase family protein yields the protein MIEIRTHGRGGQGSVIASEILADAFFHEGKFVQAFPAFGVERRGAPVMAFTRVSDTEVRERCQIYEPDHLIVLDPVLIKTVNITDGLKEGGWIIINTSSPVEDKELTEKFKIATIDANAIALKHHLGSRSAPIVNTGIIGAFAGATGLVGIEAVKQAIEGFVPIKKQENMQAAVDACNEVKTMS from the coding sequence ATGATCGAGATCAGGACTCATGGCCGGGGAGGGCAGGGTTCGGTGATAGCATCCGAGATCCTGGCCGACGCGTTCTTTCATGAAGGTAAATTCGTTCAGGCCTTTCCGGCATTCGGTGTTGAACGCAGGGGGGCGCCTGTGATGGCCTTTACCCGCGTCTCTGACACGGAGGTCAGGGAGAGATGCCAGATATACGAACCTGATCATCTTATAGTCCTCGATCCGGTCCTGATAAAGACGGTCAATATTACTGATGGTCTCAAAGAGGGTGGCTGGATCATCATAAATACAAGCAGTCCCGTAGAGGACAAAGAACTTACGGAAAAATTCAAAATAGCGACCATCGATGCGAACGCCATTGCGCTGAAGCACCATCTGGGGTCGAGGTCCGCTCCGATCGTCAATACCGGGATCATCGGCGCTTTTGCGGGCGCTACAGGGCTGGTCGGTATCGAAGCCGTCAAGCAGGCTATCGAGGGTTTCGTACCAATAAAGAAGCAAGAGAATATGCAGGCGGCTGTCGACGCCTGTAACGAAGTAAAGACAATGTCCTGA
- a CDS encoding energy-coupling factor ABC transporter ATP-binding protein, whose protein sequence is MTGNKRLVSLRDIHFSHEGGRSVLSGASLDLFEGQRIGLRGHVGSGKTTVLHIIMGLLKPGSGVVEVFGKLREEEKDFREVRGHAGLLFQDPDDQLFCPTVLEDTAFGPLNQGYTREEALEISTSTLRLLGLDGFGDRITHHLSGGEKRLVSLATVLAMKPEVLLLDEPLSGLDPRSSERIVEILAGLTQAMIVVSHDRSFLESATESSLVVSDGSISAQ, encoded by the coding sequence ATGACTGGTAACAAAAGGCTGGTGAGCCTGAGAGATATCCATTTTTCGCATGAAGGTGGACGATCCGTACTCTCCGGTGCTTCACTCGATCTGTTCGAAGGTCAGAGGATAGGACTGCGCGGCCATGTCGGTTCTGGCAAGACTACCGTCCTGCATATTATCATGGGGCTGCTCAAGCCCGGTTCCGGTGTTGTGGAGGTATTCGGAAAACTCCGTGAGGAAGAGAAGGATTTCAGGGAAGTCAGGGGACATGCGGGTCTGCTTTTTCAGGATCCGGATGACCAGCTTTTCTGCCCTACGGTGCTTGAGGATACAGCTTTTGGTCCATTGAATCAGGGATACACCAGGGAGGAGGCTCTCGAGATCTCGACGTCGACACTGCGTCTGCTCGGACTCGATGGTTTCGGCGACAGGATAACTCATCATCTCTCAGGTGGTGAAAAGCGGCTCGTATCACTTGCGACCGTTCTGGCTATGAAGCCGGAGGTCCTTCTTCTGGATGAACCACTCTCAGGACTCGACCCCCGGTCGTCAGAGAGGATAGTCGAAATACTGGCCGGATTGACCCAGGCTATGATCGTCGTGTCTCACGACAGGAGTTTTCTGGAATCCGCCACAGAATCAAGCCTCGTCGTCTCTGACGGGAGCATTTCCGCTCAGTAG
- the cbiQ gene encoding cobalt ECF transporter T component CbiQ gives MSCATYYTGDTFIHRLDPRPKVVATLAFSVLVALTSHSGVLIAGLISGAFLVILARISSDALLKRLLRLNIFMLLLFVLVPLTFPGEPLFAVGALSYSYEGLIWSVIVTLKANAIVLVFAALMGTVDPFVLGHAFHHLKVPEKLTHLFLFTLRYIDVLHHEYMALIRAMKTRGFVPSMRIHTYRSYAYLTGMLIVRSLERSERVMEAMKCRGYDGEFHVVSHFRFEKRDAIFLLITSLALVILSVAVYTNRGRLW, from the coding sequence ATGAGCTGCGCGACTTACTACACCGGCGATACATTTATTCACAGGCTGGATCCTCGCCCCAAGGTGGTCGCGACGTTAGCGTTTTCGGTACTCGTTGCTCTTACATCGCATTCTGGCGTCCTTATCGCCGGGTTGATCTCGGGGGCTTTTCTGGTGATTCTGGCGAGGATATCTTCAGATGCCCTGCTGAAGAGACTCCTGAGATTGAACATTTTCATGTTATTGTTGTTTGTCCTCGTACCACTGACCTTTCCGGGAGAACCCCTGTTCGCGGTGGGAGCTCTTTCGTACAGCTATGAGGGCCTCATATGGAGCGTGATCGTCACCCTGAAAGCGAACGCGATCGTTCTTGTCTTTGCCGCGCTCATGGGTACGGTCGATCCTTTTGTACTGGGGCACGCGTTCCATCATCTCAAGGTCCCTGAAAAACTAACTCACCTGTTCTTGTTTACCCTAAGGTATATTGATGTACTTCATCACGAATATATGGCTCTGATACGGGCTATGAAGACGAGAGGGTTTGTTCCCTCGATGAGGATACACACTTACAGGAGTTATGCGTATCTGACCGGAATGCTTATCGTTCGGAGCCTTGAGAGATCGGAACGTGTGATGGAGGCGATGAAGTGCAGGGGATATGATGGAGAATTTCATGTAGTGAGTCATTTCCGATTTGAAAAGAGGGACGCGATATTCCTGCTTATCACGTCATTAGCCCTTGTGATATTGTCTGTCGCTGTATACACGAACCGGGGAAGATTATGGTAG
- the cbiM gene encoding cobalt transporter CbiM: MHISEGVAPIGVALAGAAIAVPCIAAGLRVLRDEQIPRAALTASVLFVSTLVIRLPIGPSSVHPLLGGLAGLFLGWAAMPAFLVSLFLQALLFQFGGITTLGINTVVMGVPAVLVYYLYNGRIRKAGTGKSVFFWGMMAGVTAYLASFVLWATALIFCGKQMGTIVGIALIPNIVVAIAEGIFTGFVVAFLSKVYPSVFDLPAARSKGGKI, translated from the coding sequence ATGCATATATCAGAGGGAGTAGCACCGATCGGGGTAGCTCTGGCCGGAGCCGCGATCGCCGTTCCATGCATCGCAGCCGGACTGCGTGTCTTGAGGGATGAACAGATCCCGAGAGCCGCGTTGACGGCATCAGTTCTGTTCGTTTCGACTCTTGTGATCCGGCTTCCGATAGGTCCATCATCGGTACATCCTCTTCTGGGAGGACTGGCAGGCCTTTTCCTTGGTTGGGCCGCGATGCCTGCATTTCTTGTATCACTCTTTCTTCAGGCCCTGCTTTTCCAGTTCGGGGGGATAACGACTCTGGGAATAAACACGGTAGTGATGGGAGTGCCGGCAGTCCTGGTCTATTATCTTTATAATGGCCGGATCAGGAAGGCAGGTACGGGAAAGTCGGTTTTCTTCTGGGGGATGATGGCCGGAGTCACGGCCTACCTTGCTTCGTTTGTACTGTGGGCGACCGCATTGATTTTCTGTGGCAAGCAGATGGGTACGATAGTCGGTATCGCGCTTATTCCTAACATCGTCGTAGCAATTGCAGAAGGAATATTCACAGGTTTTGTCGTAGCCTTTCTGTCGAAGGTCTATCCGTCGGTATTCGATCTGCCGGCTGCAAGGTCAAAAGGTGGAAAGATATGA
- a CDS encoding DUF4198 domain-containing protein produces MKVFICVAVLLASIAVPVSVTSHEHWFEAEDLYPQVAVEINLDICGGHYYPESSFAVKEKVLGKIQVTGPDGARELSTRKGDKRHTATVVLDSPGLHIFRLVMKRPGMEDPLYELKTFMVAGSGEDDPGRYQAGVGLEIVPFAPVSDTVPGRDLPVQVMLDGSPVECEITVIPAEGRTAHYRADTEEPVRIMTGKSGKYLVTASVGRRGCSLVFQVGRPGGK; encoded by the coding sequence ATGAAAGTATTCATATGTGTCGCCGTATTGCTGGCGTCAATCGCAGTGCCTGTTTCAGTTACGAGCCACGAACACTGGTTTGAGGCGGAGGATCTTTATCCTCAGGTTGCTGTAGAGATAAATCTGGATATCTGCGGCGGACATTATTACCCTGAATCGAGTTTTGCGGTCAAGGAGAAGGTGCTCGGAAAGATCCAGGTGACAGGTCCTGACGGTGCGAGAGAGCTGTCGACCAGAAAAGGGGATAAACGACATACTGCTACCGTGGTCCTTGACTCGCCGGGGCTGCATATTTTCCGGCTGGTGATGAAGCGTCCCGGGATGGAAGACCCCCTGTACGAGTTGAAGACATTTATGGTGGCGGGAAGTGGCGAGGATGATCCTGGTCGGTACCAGGCGGGAGTCGGTCTGGAGATCGTTCCCTTCGCTCCGGTTTCCGACACGGTGCCTGGTAGAGACCTTCCGGTCCAGGTCATGCTGGATGGAAGCCCTGTCGAATGCGAGATCACCGTCATTCCCGCAGAAGGACGGACAGCTCATTACAGAGCAGATACGGAGGAACCAGTACGGATAATGACAGGAAAGTCGGGGAAATATCTTGTGACAGCTTCGGTTGGAAGACGAGGTTGTTCACTGGTGTTCCAGGTCGGAAGGCCGGGAGGTAAATGA
- the nikR gene encoding nickel-responsive transcriptional regulator NikR encodes MSGLIRFSVSIDEKLLSKFDRRIEKTGYPTRSKAVADLIRDDLVKDDWKSGKEVAAAIVMVYDHHRRNLSNKLTHTQHDYHHLIISSQHVHLDHDNCLEIVVVRGKPEKVGELANRLKATKGVKYCSLAAATTGQGI; translated from the coding sequence ATGTCGGGATTGATCAGGTTCAGTGTGTCGATAGACGAAAAACTTCTTTCGAAATTCGACAGGCGGATCGAGAAGACCGGGTACCCCACCAGATCCAAGGCTGTAGCGGATCTGATCAGGGATGATCTGGTAAAGGATGACTGGAAGAGCGGGAAGGAAGTAGCCGCCGCGATAGTGATGGTATATGACCATCACAGAAGAAACCTTTCGAACAAGCTCACTCACACTCAGCATGATTACCATCATCTGATAATCTCCTCGCAGCATGTGCATCTCGATCATGACAATTGTCTGGAGATCGTCGTTGTCAGGGGAAAGCCTGAGAAAGTGGGGGAACTGGCAAACAGGCTCAAGGCGACAAAGGGAGTAAAATACTGTTCACTGGCCGCGGCCACAACGGGGCAGGGAATATAA